In Aspergillus chevalieri M1 DNA, chromosome 7, nearly complete sequence, the sequence TGAGGCATTACATTAAACAACCGCAAAATGCCACTCACAGCAACCTACAAACAAGTCTCCACCAAAATAACAACCGACATCTATCTCCCTGCACCAACTTCCTCTCCATGCCCCGTCTGTGCGTATTCAAACCCACCTCATTCATCAAATACACCAGCTAACACATCGGAACAGTAATAAACATCCACGGCGGCGCCTTCATGCTAGGTGACTCGCGCATGATTTCAATTCCCCAAGTAGATGACTGTCTGTCGCGCGGTTGGATCGTCGTCGTCCCGAATCACCGGCTGTGTCCGCAGGTGAATATCCGGGACGGTCCGCTGCGTGATGTGAGGGATTGTTTAGAGTGGGTTTATTCCGATGATGGATTAGATAGGTTTCTACGTTCGAATGAGGAAGCGAGCAGGGTGAGCGTTGATAAGGAGAAGGTTATGGCGTTTGGAACGTCGAGTGGAGGGATGTTGGCTTGTGGATTGGTAAGCCTTTGATCTATTGTTGTGAAATTCGAAGATACTAACACAAACAGGGATATGGCGTCCCCCGTCCACCACGGGCAATCCTAAATTTCTACGGCGCAGTCCACTTCACCCACCCATGCTGGACGCAACCGATCCCCACCATCCAATCCAAACTCCCGCCAGATCTCACCTCTTCGTTCCTTGACCAAGTCTACACCCAAGTACCTATCCCAATCAGCAGCAACGTCTCCCTAGAAGGCCAAAGTGAAACCGGCCAAAGCGCAGGCCCCGACTTCTCTCGCCCCCGCGACGCCTTCGCCTTTACGCAGATCGCCAACGGCACCGTGATCCAGGCGTGCTGTCCGGATCCTGATGTGCGGAGGGAAATTGACCCCGTGCTTAATGTGAAGAAATGGTTTCCGCCGACCTTTGTCGTGCACGGACTGGAGGATAAAATGGTTTCGATCGAGGTGAGTCGGGAGTTGGTACGGGTACTTAAGGAGGCAGGGGTGGAGTGCGGGATGGTAGAGGTACCTGGGGAGGGACATACGTTTGCTATGGTGATGGAGGTTGGAGGAAGGACTTGGGAGTTGCAGAGGCAGGGGTTTGAATTTTTGGAAAGAGTTATTTCTTCTTGATTAAGCGGCTTGTTAATCAATACCGAAATGTCAATACACAACATCAACCTCAATCTCAACAACAGTGAGCGTCCAGCGCTTCAATCAAGTTTCCGCCATATCATCCAATGCATTCATAGCACCTGAAGACGACAAACGACTACCGGTCACATCGCCGACTCATCGAGTGCCTCGAACAAACATATCCCACCAACACCGTCTTTTCCTCGACCTCATGATGGCCGTACCTCTCGCATGGGTCAACTGCATGCTCGAAGTAGAGGCATTTGCAGACGGCGTATCGCTCGATCACTTTGTAGCACATGATGCTTGCTTCAGTGATtgttgatggagatggaCTGCTAAAAAGGTTAGCACACCTCCTTCAAACAAACACGGGGCGGACATACAATCAGGGAGAAAAGACCGAAACCGACTGACGAATCGACAGAAAGAGAGGTCTAGTCATCCGTTCATTTATAGCCAGACCAGACGGACAGACACGACAAGTCACGACAACAGGAACCCAGATAAAATCCGAAGATCCGAACAAGCATGCATATGTCTGACAATCCGTGTCAATCACTCAACGACAcagcaaaaagcaaaagcaagCAATGCCAATAGTTCTGCAGCAAAGATCGTCAGCGAAATCCCATATATCCAGTTATATCAACGGGAAAATATACCCCGGAACCATCGCAGTCAGACAATGTCAGCCAAGCATCAACACGGGGGTACAATGAAACTGTCTGTTAAACCGGAACTAAACTGAGAGAAACATGGTTAGAACAAACGGAGAGAATCAAAtataaaaagagaaaaagtgATGTGCCCCGTGCCCTGACTCCATATCGATCGCAATATGCCGGATATATTTAGTCTCTGTGGAAGTGGATAAAAAGTGACACTCATTGCCCGACAAGAACAACTCATACTTTATTGTAAGACAGGACAAGACTTTGTGCGACCTTGGATACAAACATCTATTCTCTACTATATTATACCTACCCTTGTCATAGCAAATGAATGTACATTCCTACACAGCACAGCATGTAGTAAATTTGCATTGAATTACATGACACtagggaaaaaagaaagaaaaaaatgtTCAGCCCTACAACAGCCGCACCTTCCTATTCTAGATACCTGGGCACTTCCCAGCCAATCAGGGCCTTAGATATCTGTCTGCCTATGTCCGGCCCCACCAGTACCGCTGCTTTGTCAGCATACGACTTGCCTGATTGGGAAATACGCGAGTTGGCCGGCGTTTGGGAGATTCAGCCCTACGGGTGTAGTGTTTAAGCTAGTGATAGAGTTAAGGAGGCTGTATGTGTCTGCCTGATTAGAcgagatgaagaggatgcTATTACTCAGTACAATCCATAAAACAGATAGCAATGGTAGGAATTAACCCAGAACACCCAAGCTCAATCCCCGTGCAAGTCCTAACCGCAGCATCCGCAGGATATCTTCGCCCCTTGTCTCCTCACCCAGTCCCTTCCGCCAATCCCATCCGCGCTCGTATGGCCCGTCCTTGTCGCCCGGCCGCGGAACCAATACCCCCGAACTACCAGCCGATGCGGATCCAGACCCAGACTGTGAGCGAGTCCGCGCGGACTCGAGCATGTCGCTGCCGATCAGGGAGAAGTTGCTGGAGGCTGTGGTTGCGGAGACGGATTTCTTGAGGAGGGCGCGGGGTGAGGGAGGGAGGACATAGGAGTCGGAGGTTGTGCGGGAGCCGGAGCTGGTGGAGTGGTTGTAGGCGATTAAGGTGGAGCGGAAGCATTCTTCGCATTGGGCGTAGACGCGGCTGGTTACGGATTCGAGATCCTCGACTGCAGAGAGGATGGTGAGTTGTTGTGAGGGGGTGAGGATTGGGTTAGATTCTGCTAGTTTTAGTGAAGGAACTCTTTTGATGGCAGATGGTATGCTTACCTCCAACGAAAACCAGAGACTCTCCCAGCAGCGCCAGCAACCCATCTACCTGCACTGCAGAGTCACGCTCCGGATCATATAGTCCTCCGTAGATACTGTCAGCAGCGCTGCCAATCACCGCGACCAGCGCCTGCGCCGCCGCCCGTCGTCGCGCCAACGGCTTAAATCGCGGTCGCTGACCTTCTGCCAGCGAAATTGCCTCATCGCGCGTCTCGTAGAACCGTCGCAAGGTCGCGTAGCCACTAAAGTAGAACTGGAGAATGCTGGCTGCTTCCTCATCCGACCCCGCAATGGCAGAAAGGCAGGTTTTCGGTTCGCGGATCAGTGCTCGTAGTTGCTCGTCTAGCTCTCCAGATGCAGGGTACGCTCGTGATTGAACCAAGCTGTACGAGATGAGCAGGTCAACCACCGATTTGACCTTGCGTCGGCTATGCGCACGAGCGTAGCACACCAGTGCGAGACCGTATTCATCAGACTTCTCAACAGTAAGATCGCCATATCGCTAATTCAGTCAGTATTGTCTGCTCATATCAGTATAAATTGGCGAACCCACCTCAGAAACTCTCCGGCCTTCACTCTCCAGGCCCAACTCCGAGCAAAGGAGCACCACCTTATCCATTTGTTCGGCTGTATCGAGCGGCAGTTTACCCAACAGCTCAGACGTTGTCTTTAGCATCTTCTCGTTATCTTCCAACCGGCTGAGAACCTCCAGCGCTAACTCCCATCCATCTCGAAGGCCAATGTCATTCTTGATAGACCGCCGCTCGAATAGCCCAGAAGCGTAAGTATTGAGGACGTCATCTCGGCGAACAGGAGTAGCAGCACTCGTGTCCTGACCGTAAGAAAGGACTATGAGGTCGTTTTCACTCAGGCCAGGCAGCTTGCGCGCGCCATCATCGGCGTCCATCCATCCACCGGCCGAAGCGACTTCAGCCACAGCGGACGCGATGCAAAGCGACCAAGTTTGAAGTAATCTCAGCACACCATCAACGTTGCCCTCAAAGACGGATGC encodes:
- a CDS encoding uncharacterized protein (CAZy:CE10;~COG:I;~EggNog:ENOG410PM0R;~InterPro:IPR001375,IPR029058,IPR013094;~go_function: GO:0008236 - serine-type peptidase activity [Evidence IEA];~go_function: GO:0016787 - hydrolase activity [Evidence IEA];~go_process: GO:0006508 - proteolysis [Evidence IEA]) — protein: MPLTATYKQVSTKITTDIYLPAPTSSPCPVLINIHGGAFMLGDSRMISIPQVDDCLSRGWIVVVPNHRLCPQVNIRDGPLRDVRDCLEWVYSDDGLDRFLRSNEEASRVSVDKEKVMAFGTSSGGMLACGLGYGVPRPPRAILNFYGAVHFTHPCWTQPIPTIQSKLPPDLTSSFLDQVYTQVPIPISSNVSLEGQSETGQSAGPDFSRPRDAFAFTQIANGTVIQACCPDPDVRREIDPVLNVKKWFPPTFVVHGLEDKMVSIEVSRELVRVLKEAGVECGMVEVPGEGHTFAMVMEVGGRTWELQRQGFEFLERVISS